The genomic segment GCGTCTCGGGCATCGCCGCGGCGCTGCGGCTCCGAGATGCGGGGATCCCGTTCCGCATCGTCGAGCAGCACGACGATGTGGGCGGCACGTGGTACGAGAACCGCTATCCGGGCTGCGGCGTCGACACGCCCAGCGCGCTGTACTCCTTCTCGTTCGCGCCGCACGACTGGACGAAGTACTTCGCCCTGCGCGACGAGCTGTACGGCTACCTGCAGGAGATCGTCACCGACAAGGACCTGCGCGACTCGATCTCGTTCGAGACGACCGTGACGGCCGCCGCCTACGACGAGGACGCCCAGCGCTGGGAGGTCACCCTGCGCAAGGCCGACGGCAGCACGGAGACGGCGACGCCCAACGTCATCGTGAGCTGCGTCGGCGCGTTCCGCACGCCGAAGTGGCCCGACATCCCGGGCCTGCACGACTTCGCCGGCCCGCTGGTGCACACGGCCGACTGGCCCGCCGACCTGGACCTAACCGGCAAGCGCGTCGCGGTCATCGGCAACGGCGCGAGCGCGATGCAGCTCGTCCCGGCCATCGCCGGCACCGCCGCGTCGGTCACCCAGTTCCAGCGTTCGCCGCAGTGGGCGGCGCCGTTCGAGCTCTTCCACGCCGACGTGCCCGAGCCGCTGCGCCAGCTGTCCCAGAGCGTGTCGCTGTATCGCCTCTGGTATCGCCTGCGGGCGGGCTGGACGTTCAACGACCGCATCCACGTCACGCTGCAGAAGGACCCGGACTGGCCCCACCCCGAGCGCTCGGTCAACGAGATCAACGACGGCCACCGCAAGTTCTTCATCCGCTACATGGAGAGCAAGCTCGCCGACCGGCCCGACCTGCTCGAGAAGGTCACGCCGACCTATCCGCCCTACGGCAAGCGGATCCTGCTCGACAACGGCTGGTACGACACGCTGTTGCGCGACGACGTCGAGCTCGTCACCGAGCCGATCGCCAAGGTCACGCCGACGAGCGTCGTGACCGTCGACGGCCAGGAGTACGAGGCCGACGTGCTCGTCGCCGCCACCGGCTTCGACGTCGCGAAGTTCCTCGGCCCCATCGAGGTCCGAGGGCGCTCCGGCACGACGTTGCGCGACACCTGGGAGGAGGACAACCCGCGCGCCTACCTGGGCACGGCGGTCCCCGACTTCCCGAACTTCTTCATCATCTACGGTCCCAACACGCAGGCCGGCCACGGCGGCAGCCTGATCGGCACCGCCGAGCAGCAGCTCAACTACACGATGAGCATCCTCGAGCAGATGCTCGACGCAGGCCAGGCGGTCGCCGAGGTGCGGCCCGAGCCCTACGAGGAGCACAACGCCCGCGTCGACGCCGCGCACGAGCAGATGGTCTGGACCCATCAGGGTATGACGACCTACTACCGAAACTCGCGCGGCCGGGTCATCGTCAACACCCCGTTCCGGATCATTGACTCGTGGTACCGCACGCGCAAGGCCGACATGGAGGACTACGTGACCGAGCCTCCGCACGGTGACGCCGAGCCGGTCGGCGCCGGCCAGGAGACGGCTTCGTGAGCGTGGCCCTCGAGGGCCACTGCGGCATCATCACCGGGGCCGGGTCCGGGATCGGGCGCGGCCTCGCCGAGGCCTTCATCGCCGCCGGCGCGCAGGTGGCGATCCTCGAGGCCGACGCGGCGGCGGCTGAGCAGGCCGCCGAGGAGCTCGGCGCGTCGGCGGTCGCCTACGGCGGCGTCGACGTGACCGATCCCGAGGCGGTCGAGGCGGCGGTCGGCGCCGCGCACGAGCGCTTCGGCCAGCTCGACTTCCTCGTCAACAACGCGGGCATCCGCCACGAGGCGCCGTTCCTCGAGCACGAGCTCGAGCCGTGGAAGCGCACGCTGGACGTCAACCTTACCGGCGTGTACATCGTCGGCCAGGCCGTCGCGCGGCGCATGGTCGACCGCCCGGGGCGGATCCTGAACATCGCGTCGATCGCCGGCTTGTTGGCCCTGCGCAACCGCGCCGCCTACATCGCGAGCAAGGCCGGCGTGATCGGCCTGACCAAGGCCATGGCCTTCGAGCTCGGCGAGCAGGGCATCTGCGTCAACGCCATCGGCCCGGGCGTCATCGAGACGCCGCTCATCGCCCACTACTTCCAGGACCCGGACCGGACGAAGCTCATCGTCGACAGCATCCCGCTCGGCCGGTGGGGGCACCCGGAGGACCTCGCCGGGCCGGCGATCTTCCTGTGCAGCCCCGCGGCGGCCTACGTCACCGGGCAGTTCCTGTGCGTCGACGGCGGCTGGGTCAGCGGCAAGGGGTACTGAGGTGATCGTCAAGGGGGAGTCCGGCGACCGCTATCCGTGGGAGCCGCTGACCATCGCCCAGCTCCTGCAGCGCGCCGCGCAGGAGCACGGCGACCGGGAGGCCATCGTCGCCCCCGGCGTGCGGATGACGTGGGCGGAGACCGAGGCCGCCTCGCGGCGCGTCGCCAAGGCGATGATGGCCGCCGGCCTCCAGCGCGGCGACCACGTCGCGCTCTGGTGCCCCAACACGGTCGAGTGGGTGTTGACGTGGTTCGCCGCCGCCCACGTCGGCGCGGTGATCGTCACGGTCAACACGCGCTACAAGACCGAGGAGGTCCGCTACATCGTCCACCAGAGCGACGCCCGGCTGCTCGTCATGGTCGGCGAGTTCGTCGGCATCGACTACCTGGGCATGCTCGACCGCCTGTGCCCCGACCTCGCGGGCGAGGGGCCGCCGAACGCCGAGGGCTTCCCCGAGCTCGAGCGCGTCGTCGTCCACGGCGATCGCGTGCCCGACGGGACCCAGGGCTGGGACGCGTTCGTGGCGGCCGGCGAGGCGATCGGCGACGCCGAGCTCGACGCGCGCCGCGACGAGGGCGCCTACGACGAGCCGACGATCATCGTCTACACGTCGGGGACGACCGGCCACCCCAAGGGCGCGGTGCACTCGCACGTCATCCTGCGCAACGAGTGCTCGATCTCCGAGACGATGGACCTCGACGTCGACTGCCGGATCATGAACCACATGCCGTTCTTCCACGTGGCGGGCGGCTTCACCGGGATCCTGCCGCCGCTCATCACCGGCGGCGCGATGCTCCTCATGGACCGCTGGGACCCGACCGCGGCGCTCGAGCTCATCCAGGCCGAGCGCGCGACGGTCATGAGCGGCATTCCCACGCACTTCATCGACCTCATCAACCACCCGCGGCTGGGTGACTTCGACCTGTCGACGCTGCGCTCGGGGTGGATCGGCGGCGCCTCGAACCCTCGCGAGGTCATCGACGCCGTCATCACGAAGCTCGGCATCGCCAACCTCCTGCCGGTCTACGGGATGACCGAGACGACGTCGGTGACCACCAGCCCGCGGCCCGGCGACCCCCGCGAGATCATCTACCGCGGCGTCGGGCTGCCCGTCTCGGACTTCGAGGTCACGCTGGTCTCGCCCGACAGCGGCCAGCAGCTCGGGCCCGGGGTTGAGGGCGAGGTCTGCGTCCGCGGGCACCTGCTCATGCAGGGCTACTACAAGAACCCCGAGGCCACGGCCAAGGTGATCGACGCCGACGGCTGGTTCCACACGGGCGACCTCGGGGTCTTCGACGAGCAGGGTTACCTGGCCATCACCGGCCGGATGAGCGACATGTTCATCGTCGGGGGCAGCAACGCCTACCCGGCCGAGATCGAGGCCGCGCTGGCCGAGCACCCCGCCGTCCGCCAGGCCTACGTCGTCGGCATCCCCGACGAGCGCCTGGGCGAGGTCGGGCTGGCGTTCATCGAGGCCCGCGAGGGCGCCGAGGTCGACAGCGCCGCGCTGCGCGCGTTCTGCAAGGACCGCCTGGCCAACTACAAGATCCCCGCCACGTTCGTGTTCGTCGACGAGTGGCCGATGACCGCCACCGGCAAGATCCAGCGCTTCGTGCTGCGCGAGCAGGCCCTCGAGGTGGCCGGCGCGCCGCAGGCCGGGGCCTGAGGGGCGGCCGTGGCCTCCACCGCGGGCGCCGTCCGCATCGAGGCGGACCCCCAGCACGACGGCGTCGCGCTGCTGACGATCGACCGCCCGCCGGTCAACGCGCTGGGCGCGGCCGGCTACCACGACCTGGCCGACGCGCTGGAGGCCGTCGCCGCCGATCCGGGCGTCCGGGCCGTCGTGCTCACGGGGGCGGGCGAGCGCGCGTTCTGCGCGGGCACCGACATGCGCGACTTCGAGAGCGGCGACGGCGCGTCGGCCGCGACCGCCGCCGGCTGGCGCATGTTCACGACCCTGGGCGCGATGCCCAAGCCGGTCGTCGGCGCGCTCAACGGCCCTGCCGTCGGGGGCGGCTGTGCGATCACGACCGAGTGCGACGTGCTCGTCGCCGTGCCCACGATGCACTTCTCCATCCCCGAGGTGGCGCTGGGCTTCACCGGCGGCGGCAGCCACATCAAGCGCCTGGCCCCCTGGTTCAAGGCCCAGCGCATGCTGCTGCTCGGCGAGCGCCTGGAGGCCGGCGAGGCCCACGCCGCGGGCACCGTCGCCGCGCTGGCCGACGACCGCGACGCGCTCCTGGCGCTCGCGCTCGACGTCGCCGGCCGCCTCGCGGCGCTGGATCCCGACGCCGTGCGCGAGGCGCGCCGCATCTTCCGCGGGCCCGAGGGCGCGGCCGCGCTGACGGGGTACCGCGAGGAGCTCGACCTGCTCGAGCGTCTGCTGCGCGGCCGCCGCGCAGCCGGTTGAGCGACCCGTCCACGCCACACTTGACACGGCGGCGCAGACGATGGGAGTGTACCGATCGTTCCAGTTCACATCCCCGGCCGCGGCCGGGCTCGGGTCGAGGAGCCGTGACCATGGATCCGCGAGTCCCCTCCCGGGACGCCTGCGTTCTCTATGACGTGCTGCACCGTCGCGCGCAGGAGGCGCCCGACGAGATCTTCGCGCTGTTCGAGGAGGACCCGCCGTGGACGAACGCGAGCATGCTCGCCGACGTGCGCCGGACGGCCGCGGCCCTGCAGGCGCTCGGCGTCGCCCAGGGCGACACGGTGGTCTGCTGGCTGCCCAACGGCCCGCACATGGTCCGCTTCTGGTTCGCGCTGAACTACCTCGGCGCGGTGTACGTCCCGATCAACACCGCCTACCGCGGCGGCCTGCTCAGCCACGTGCTCGTCAACTCGGGCGCCGCGATCGCCGTGGTGCACGCCGAGCTGCTGCCGCGCCTGGCCGAGATCGAGGAGCGCGGCGCCGTGCGGACGGTCATCACCGTCGGCGCGGTGCAGGAGCCCGTCGCCGGCCTGGAGCACCTCGACGCGGCCACGCTGCCCGGCCCCGACGCGCCGGAGCCGCCGCCGCGGCCGACCGAGCCCTGGGACACGCAGGCCATCCTCTACACGTCGGGCACCACCGGGCCGTCGAAGGGCGTGCTGTCCTCCTACGCGCAGGCCCGGGCGATGTTCGGCCACCCCGAGATGCCGGGGATGGGGCCGACCGAGCGGTACATGATCAACATGCCGATGTTCCACGTCGGTGGCGCCACGCTGCTGTACGCCATGCTGATCAACGGCGGCTCGGTGGCGGTCGTCAGCCACTTCAGCGGCGAGCGCTTCTGGTCCCAGATCCGCGACACGCAGAGCACCGTCGTGTTCCTGCTCGGGGTGATGGGCAACTTCGTGGCCAGCCGCCCGCCCGCGCCCGACGACGCCGACAACCCCCTCAAGACCGCCTACATCGTGCCCCTCATCGACGACGTCGAGGGCTTCCGCACACGCTTCGGCTGCGACGTCTACACGATCTTCAACATGACCGAGCTCGGCGCGCCGATCCTCAGCGACGTCAACCCCACGCTGCGCGGCACGTGCGGCAGGGTGCGCCCGGGCCACGAGATCCGCCTCGTGGACGCCAACGACTGCGAGGTGCCGGTCGGCGAGGTCGGCGAGATCATCGTCCGCACCGACGGGCCGTGGATGATGAACCACGGCTACAACG from the Baekduia soli genome contains:
- a CDS encoding AMP-binding protein, translated to MDPRVPSRDACVLYDVLHRRAQEAPDEIFALFEEDPPWTNASMLADVRRTAAALQALGVAQGDTVVCWLPNGPHMVRFWFALNYLGAVYVPINTAYRGGLLSHVLVNSGAAIAVVHAELLPRLAEIEERGAVRTVITVGAVQEPVAGLEHLDAATLPGPDAPEPPPRPTEPWDTQAILYTSGTTGPSKGVLSSYAQARAMFGHPEMPGMGPTERYMINMPMFHVGGATLLYAMLINGGSVAVVSHFSGERFWSQIRDTQSTVVFLLGVMGNFVASRPPAPDDADNPLKTAYIVPLIDDVEGFRTRFGCDVYTIFNMTELGAPILSDVNPTLRGTCGRVRPGHEIRLVDANDCEVPVGEVGEIIVRTDGPWMMNHGYNANAEATAAAWRNGWFHTGDAARRDADGNYFFVDRLKDAIRRRGENISSMEVEVEIAAFPGVREVAVIAVPSEISEDEVLAAVAPVPGATIDPLELIEFLRPRMAYYMVPRYIRILDELPKTPTSKVRKTLLREEAITAETWDREAAGIILRGERLSQGTSDHQPVKG
- a CDS encoding enoyl-CoA hydratase/isomerase family protein, with product MASTAGAVRIEADPQHDGVALLTIDRPPVNALGAAGYHDLADALEAVAADPGVRAVVLTGAGERAFCAGTDMRDFESGDGASAATAAGWRMFTTLGAMPKPVVGALNGPAVGGGCAITTECDVLVAVPTMHFSIPEVALGFTGGGSHIKRLAPWFKAQRMLLLGERLEAGEAHAAGTVAALADDRDALLALALDVAGRLAALDPDAVREARRIFRGPEGAAALTGYREELDLLERLLRGRRAAG
- a CDS encoding flavin-containing monooxygenase; this translates as MSITPTTMNDEQLADALAIANVPTLLPVLVQLTGDTRWLEPPYQPSRNRGLDDNTDGGLPEELQTEIRQAALEAIKAWRDGEPVALPDPSPEMMVRMLSWAMGEEVAPEYGEMLVAEREAQDADTTGPRLPNVPEGFHALVIGAGVSGIAAALRLRDAGIPFRIVEQHDDVGGTWYENRYPGCGVDTPSALYSFSFAPHDWTKYFALRDELYGYLQEIVTDKDLRDSISFETTVTAAAYDEDAQRWEVTLRKADGSTETATPNVIVSCVGAFRTPKWPDIPGLHDFAGPLVHTADWPADLDLTGKRVAVIGNGASAMQLVPAIAGTAASVTQFQRSPQWAAPFELFHADVPEPLRQLSQSVSLYRLWYRLRAGWTFNDRIHVTLQKDPDWPHPERSVNEINDGHRKFFIRYMESKLADRPDLLEKVTPTYPPYGKRILLDNGWYDTLLRDDVELVTEPIAKVTPTSVVTVDGQEYEADVLVAATGFDVAKFLGPIEVRGRSGTTLRDTWEEDNPRAYLGTAVPDFPNFFIIYGPNTQAGHGGSLIGTAEQQLNYTMSILEQMLDAGQAVAEVRPEPYEEHNARVDAAHEQMVWTHQGMTTYYRNSRGRVIVNTPFRIIDSWYRTRKADMEDYVTEPPHGDAEPVGAGQETAS
- a CDS encoding AMP-binding protein; the encoded protein is MIVKGESGDRYPWEPLTIAQLLQRAAQEHGDREAIVAPGVRMTWAETEAASRRVAKAMMAAGLQRGDHVALWCPNTVEWVLTWFAAAHVGAVIVTVNTRYKTEEVRYIVHQSDARLLVMVGEFVGIDYLGMLDRLCPDLAGEGPPNAEGFPELERVVVHGDRVPDGTQGWDAFVAAGEAIGDAELDARRDEGAYDEPTIIVYTSGTTGHPKGAVHSHVILRNECSISETMDLDVDCRIMNHMPFFHVAGGFTGILPPLITGGAMLLMDRWDPTAALELIQAERATVMSGIPTHFIDLINHPRLGDFDLSTLRSGWIGGASNPREVIDAVITKLGIANLLPVYGMTETTSVTTSPRPGDPREIIYRGVGLPVSDFEVTLVSPDSGQQLGPGVEGEVCVRGHLLMQGYYKNPEATAKVIDADGWFHTGDLGVFDEQGYLAITGRMSDMFIVGGSNAYPAEIEAALAEHPAVRQAYVVGIPDERLGEVGLAFIEAREGAEVDSAALRAFCKDRLANYKIPATFVFVDEWPMTATGKIQRFVLREQALEVAGAPQAGA
- a CDS encoding SDR family NAD(P)-dependent oxidoreductase, with product MSVALEGHCGIITGAGSGIGRGLAEAFIAAGAQVAILEADAAAAEQAAEELGASAVAYGGVDVTDPEAVEAAVGAAHERFGQLDFLVNNAGIRHEAPFLEHELEPWKRTLDVNLTGVYIVGQAVARRMVDRPGRILNIASIAGLLALRNRAAYIASKAGVIGLTKAMAFELGEQGICVNAIGPGVIETPLIAHYFQDPDRTKLIVDSIPLGRWGHPEDLAGPAIFLCSPAAAYVTGQFLCVDGGWVSGKGY